DNA from Massilia antarctica:
GGCAAAGCGCACACGCTGCTCTGGTGTGAGCACGTCGGCCGCGTCCGCCACCGCGTCCAGGATGCGCTTGCTGGCCGTGTCGAGCCGCGCCACTTCTTCCACCCGCAACTGTTCCAGGGCAACCCGGTCGACGGTGGGGGCCGACAGCAGCGCGTGGGCCTTGTCGCGGCTGGCCTTGTGTTCGCGGTACGTCGGTTGCAGGTCGGCAAAGGCGGATTTGACGATGGCGGACAGGCGCGCCTTTTGCTCGGCCGTGCCATCTTTCAGGAGGTGCTCGACCATCTTGTCGATGTGTTTGGCGGCGTCGGCCGGGTCCATCGCCGCGAAATGGCCGCGATGGCCGCACATGCCGCGCCCTTCGCTGGCGAAGCTGGCGCCGGCCAGGGACATGGCGCCGGCGGCCAGCCCGAAGGCGGCGCCGATCAGCCAGCGGCGGCCGCGCCGTTTCGGGCCGTGCTCGCCCTCAGGATGGGCGTGGGAGTGATGCGAATGTTTATGGAAATTCATGGCTTGCCTTTCGTGAGCGCGGGACCAGGGTGGGCTCGCATGGTTCCACTGTAGGGCGTCCCCCTGTCTGCTTCGTGTGCGGCCGGTAAAGTTTTGTAAAGCGGGTGCTTGTGCATCTTCCACGTTTCCAATATCATGGAAATATCGAATATGGAGTACAAGATGGAAAACAAGAATGCATTGGCGGCCCTGGCCGCGCTGGCCCAGGAATCGCGGCTGGCGGTGTTCCGCCTGCTGATCGAGGCGGGGCCGGGCGGCATGGCGCCGGGGCAGATTGGCGAGCGGCTCGGCATTCCACCATCGTCGCTATCGTTCCACCTCAAGGAGTTGACTCATGCCGGGCTGATCGCACCGACCCAGAGCGGGCGCTACCTGATCTACGCGGCCCATATGCCGACCATGCATGCGCTGATCGGCTTTTTGACCGAGAACTGCTGCGGCGGCAATCCCTGCGGGCCGGACGCCGGCCCCGCGCTGGCATGACCCTGGGGCCCGCCTTGGGGCGCCGCATGGTGGCGGAAGGGCTGGGCAGCGCCTTCCTGTTGGCGCTCGTGGTCGGTTCCGGCATCATGGCCGAGCGCCTGGCGGGTGGCAATGTGGCGCTGGCGCTGCTGGCCAATGCCATCGCGACCGGGGCCGGGCTGGCGGCGCTGATCCTCACCTTCGGCGCCGTCTCGGGCGCGCATTTCAATCCGCTGGTGAGCTTGTCGGCGGCCTGGCAAGGGCAGTTGCCGACGGCCCAGGTGCTGCCCTACATCGCGGCGCAGCTGACCGGCGCCTTCGCCGGGGTGATGGCCGCGCATGCCATGTTCGACCTGCCGCTGCTGTCCGCGTCGCTGCATGTGCGCACCGGCCCGTCCCAGTGGTGGAGCGAATTCGTGGCCAGTTTCGGCTTGCTCGGGGTCATTATCGGCTGTTCGCGCAGCCGCCCGGGCGCCACGCCGTTCGCCGTGGCCGCCTACATCACGGCCGCTTACTGGTTCACCGGATCGACCTCGTTCGCCAATCCGGCGCTGACCCTGGCACGCGCGGCCAGCGCTACCTTCGCCGGCATCCGGCCGGCCGACGCGCCCGCTTTCATCCTGGCCCAACTGGCGGGCGCGGGCGCGGCAACCTTGCTGTTCCGCTGGCTATACCGGACCGTGCCCGATGCCGCCTCATCTTGATCTTCACTTTTCAGAAAATGCCATGAAAAACGTCTTGTTCCTCTGCACCGGCAACTCGTGCCGCTCGATCCTGGCCGAAGCGACCTTCAACCATCTGGCGCCGCCCGGCTGGCATGCGATGAGCGCCGGCAGCAAGCCGACCGGCGAGGTGCATCCGCGCTCGCTGGCCCTGCTGGCGCGCGAAGGCATCGCCAGCGCGGGGTATCACAGCAAGTCGTGGGACAGCCTGGCGCTCACGCCCGATATCGTCATCACGGTGTGCGCCAGCGCGGCCGGGGAAAGCTGTCCCGCCTACCTGGGACCGGTGCTGCGCGCGCACTGGGGCGTGGACGATCCGGCCCATGCCAGCGGCAGCGAAGCGCAGATCGACGCCAGCTTCATGCGGGCGTATGCCACCTTGCGCGCGCGCATCGAGGCGCTGTTGGCGCTGCCCGCGGCGACCCTGGACGGCGCGCCCGATGCCCTGAAACGCGAACTTGACCGGATCGCTGCCTTGCACGGATAAGCGGCGCTCCAGAGCTCTACCGAAGTAAAGGATTTCATATTGCCATTCAGTTAAAAAACCCGGGCGTGCGGTGGCGAACAGTGTTGCTCGATATGTAGGCATACCCTGAATGCAAGTAAGCTACAACGGGCAGCACATGAAATACCGGGGGAAGGCAGAACGCAAGGCCTACGGCATGTTCCGCATGGTCAAGGCGATCGACCGCGCCATCGACTCTCAATCCGGCGAAGAGAAGGCGCGCGCCGCGCGCTGGGCCTCGGCGTGGGGCGCGATCAGCGGCATTCGTTCGCGCGGCATGCGGTTGCGCCGCACCCACCTGTTCCAGCAGCGCCCGCGCAGCAAGACGCCGTCGAACGCCTGACGGCCCGTGGCAAGCGCTGTCACACGCGCTTGAAGTCCTCCATCACGATCCGGGTTGCCGCGGCCAGGATCTCGCTATTGGCCTTGGCGTCCGGCGCGGCCTGGGTGTAGTACAAGGCCAGCACGACCGGCGCGCCCTTGGGCGGAAACACGATGCCGATATCGTTGCTCGAACCATAGGCGCCGGTACCGGTCTTGTCGGCCACCGCCCAGCCGGCCGGCACACCAGCACGGATGCGTGCCGCGCCGGTCGTGTTGCCGCGCATCCATTCCTGCAACTGGTCGCGCTGCGCCGGCGCCAAGCCGTCGTCGAGCGCCACGCGGCGCAGCAGGGTCGCCATCGCCTGCGGCGTGGTGGTGTCGCGCGGATCGCCCGGAATCGCCGTGTTGAGCTCGGTTTCCCAGCGGTCCAGCCGGAACGTGGTATCGCCCACGCTGCGCGCGAACGCGGTCACGCCGGCCGGGCCGCCGATGAGTTTCATGAGCAGGTTGGCGGCCGCGTTGTCGCTGTACTGGATGGTCGCCGCGCACAGTTCGGCCACCGTCATGCCCGTCTCCAGCTCTTGCTCGGTAATCGGGGAATAGGTCACCAGATCGGCCTTGGTGTAGCGCACCCGCTGCGCCAGCAAGCCGGGCACGTTCTTGCCATGCGCGAGGATGGCGGCGGCGGCGATCGCCTTGAAGGTGCTGCACATCGGAAAGCGCTGGTCGGCGCGATGCCCGACCTGCCGGCCGTTGCCGGTATCGAGCGCGGCCATGCCCAAGCGTCCGCCGGCAGCCTTTTCGAGCGCCGCCAGGCGCGGATGCGCCCCGGTGACGGGGGCCGATACCGGGACCGGGCAGTACGGTAAAACGCAGCCCGCGAGCAGGGGAGCGCAGGCGCCAGCAGCCAGCAAGGCGCGCCGGCGCGGCGAAAAGAGAAGCGAAGAAGTCATGGCAGCTTTCGGTTGTGGAATGGACACGGCACGGTGTTGCAGAGCCGCCATTCTCCACGATGCCTTGTCGCATCTCAACCATTGTCTTGTGGAAATATGGTCTTCTGTCGATATCCCCTCTCCGCTTGCGCGCCGTGCGCAGGGACGCCGGGCTGTCCACAGAAAAGGAAACTCCCGATGAAATCCGAATCGTTCCGCCTGACTATTTTTCACAAGCTGGTGATCACCTTGCTGGCGGTATCGCTCATTCCGCTGCTGGGCGTCTGGTACGCGGGCAGCAGCCAGGCGCGCTCCGACGCGGCCGCGACCAGTTCGCAGCAACTGATGATGACCGCCAACGGCATCGCCACCGGCATTACCGGCTGGGACGAAGCCAACGTGCGCGCCTTGCGCCAGACCGCCAAGCTCGACGACATCCGCAGCATGGACCCGGTGCGCCAGACCCCCATCCTGCGCACCATGGGCGAGAGTTACGAATGGGCCTTCGTGGTCTTCACCATCGAGCCGACCGGCGAGAACATCGCGCGCAGCGACGACAAGCCGCTGACCCGCTTCGGCGAACGCAGCTATTTTCAGGCGGCCATGAAGGGCGAGGTATCGAGCCGCCAGGTACTGATCAGCAAGTCGACCGGCCGTCCCGCCCTGACCGTGGCGGTACCGATCCGCAACGCCATGGGCGGCACGGTGGGCGTGCTGGCCATGGCCATGAAGCTGGACGATATTTCCCGGGTTATCAAGGACACCCGCATCGGCGAGACCGGCTATGCGATCCTGCTCGACGCCGACAACAAGGTGATCGCCTCGGGCCGGCCCGACCAGGCCACCGACGCGGTCCAGGACATGAGCAACTATGCGGCCCTCAAGATCGATGGCATCAGCGAGCAGCCGACCGTGTACGTGTCGGGCGACAAGCGGGTGGTCGGCTACTCGCGCAAACTGCCGCAGGGCTGGACCCTGCTGGTGGAACAGGATTATGCCGAAGCCTACGCCGCGCTGGAACGCATCGAAACCGGCGCGCGCGTGCTGATCGTGCTGACCGCCGTGCTGGTGGTGGGCGTGGCCGCCTTCGTGGCCAAACAGTTGACGATGCCGATCAACCAGCTGATCCTGGTGGCGGAACAGCTGAGCAAGGGCGAGTTCGCGGAGAGCATTCCCGGCACCCTGCGCGGCGATGAAATCGGTTCGCTGGCGCGCGCCATCGAACGGCTGGGCATCAGCATCCAGATGGCCATCAGCCGGCTGAGCCGCAGAGCATGACGCACGCAAGGGAGACGCCATGACACACCAGGAGCTGATGCCGTTCGACGGCATCGTGGACC
Protein-coding regions in this window:
- a CDS encoding cache domain-containing protein, whose protein sequence is MKSESFRLTIFHKLVITLLAVSLIPLLGVWYAGSSQARSDAAATSSQQLMMTANGIATGITGWDEANVRALRQTAKLDDIRSMDPVRQTPILRTMGESYEWAFVVFTIEPTGENIARSDDKPLTRFGERSYFQAAMKGEVSSRQVLISKSTGRPALTVAVPIRNAMGGTVGVLAMAMKLDDISRVIKDTRIGETGYAILLDADNKVIASGRPDQATDAVQDMSNYAALKIDGISEQPTVYVSGDKRVVGYSRKLPQGWTLLVEQDYAEAYAALERIETGARVLIVLTAVLVVGVAAFVAKQLTMPINQLILVAEQLSKGEFAESIPGTLRGDEIGSLARAIERLGISIQMAISRLSRRA
- a CDS encoding aquaporin; amino-acid sequence: MTLGPALGRRMVAEGLGSAFLLALVVGSGIMAERLAGGNVALALLANAIATGAGLAALILTFGAVSGAHFNPLVSLSAAWQGQLPTAQVLPYIAAQLTGAFAGVMAAHAMFDLPLLSASLHVRTGPSQWWSEFVASFGLLGVIIGCSRSRPGATPFAVAAYITAAYWFTGSTSFANPALTLARAASATFAGIRPADAPAFILAQLAGAGAATLLFRWLYRTVPDAASS
- the bla gene encoding class A beta-lactamase: MTSSLLFSPRRRALLAAGACAPLLAGCVLPYCPVPVSAPVTGAHPRLAALEKAAGGRLGMAALDTGNGRQVGHRADQRFPMCSTFKAIAAAAILAHGKNVPGLLAQRVRYTKADLVTYSPITEQELETGMTVAELCAATIQYSDNAAANLLMKLIGGPAGVTAFARSVGDTTFRLDRWETELNTAIPGDPRDTTTPQAMATLLRRVALDDGLAPAQRDQLQEWMRGNTTGAARIRAGVPAGWAVADKTGTGAYGSSNDIGIVFPPKGAPVVLALYYTQAAPDAKANSEILAAATRIVMEDFKRV
- a CDS encoding ArsR/SmtB family transcription factor, whose product is MENKNALAALAALAQESRLAVFRLLIEAGPGGMAPGQIGERLGIPPSSLSFHLKELTHAGLIAPTQSGRYLIYAAHMPTMHALIGFLTENCCGGNPCGPDAGPALA
- a CDS encoding arsenate reductase ArsC, which produces MKNVLFLCTGNSCRSILAEATFNHLAPPGWHAMSAGSKPTGEVHPRSLALLAREGIASAGYHSKSWDSLALTPDIVITVCASAAGESCPAYLGPVLRAHWGVDDPAHASGSEAQIDASFMRAYATLRARIEALLALPAATLDGAPDALKRELDRIAALHG
- a CDS encoding Spy/CpxP family protein refolding chaperone, coding for MNFHKHSHHSHAHPEGEHGPKRRGRRWLIGAAFGLAAGAMSLAGASFASEGRGMCGHRGHFAAMDPADAAKHIDKMVEHLLKDGTAEQKARLSAIVKSAFADLQPTYREHKASRDKAHALLSAPTVDRVALEQLRVEEVARLDTASKRILDAVADAADVLTPEQRVRFAGHMKNRMQ